In Carassius carassius chromosome 2, fCarCar2.1, whole genome shotgun sequence, the DNA window aggtagccagtgcagagactgtaaaattggggtgatatgatcatatttttttgaCCTGGTTAGGACTCTAGCtgatgcattttggactacctgtagcttgtttattgacgaagcaggacaaccacctagaagtgcattacaatagtccagtctagaggtcataaatgcatgaactagcttttctgcatcagaaacagatagcatgtttcgtagcttggcaatgtttctaagatggaagaatgcagtttttgtaacattggaaatatgattttcaaaagacaatttgctgtccaatataacacccagatttttgactgtagaggaagtaacagtacatccgtctagctgcagattgtaatctacaagattctgtgtggtgttttttggtccaataattaatatctctgtcttatccgaatttagttggagaaaattatttgtcatccaatcttttacatttttaacacactctgttagcttagataattgggaagtttcatctggtctcgttgagatatatagctgagtatcatcagcataacagtggaagctaattccgtattttctaataatattaccaaggggcaacatgtatattgaaaatagaaggggacctaggacggatccttgtggcactccatattttactgatgataaatgagatgacaccccatttaagtaaacaaaatggtagcgatcggacaggtaggatctaaaccatcttagagcctgcccttgaatacctgtatagttttgtaatcgatctatgagtatgtcatgatctatggtgtcgaacgcagcactaagatcaagtaagactagaaatgagatgcagccttgatctgacgcaaggagcaggtcatttttaattttaacaagtgcagtttctgtgctatggtggggcctaaaacctgactgaaattcttaatacagataatttttatgcaggaaggtgctcaattgagcagacacaactttttctaaaattttagacataaatggaagatttgaaataggcctataatttgccagtacactaggatctagttttggtttcttaataagaggcttgataaccgccagcttgaatggttttgggacgtgacctaaagataacgacgagttaatgatattgagaagcggttcttcggctacaggtaacagctcttttagtaatttagtgggtacaggatctaataaacatgttgttggtttagatacagtgataagtttatttagctcttcctgtcctatatttgtaaagcactgcagtttatctttgggtgcgatggatgaaactgaagtgttagacgccgtagaatctacatttgctattgtatttctaatgttatctattttatcagtgaagaaattcataaagtcattactatttaacgttggtggaatatttgaatcaggtggcatctggtactTTGTTAATTtggccactgtgctaaataaaaaccttggattgttttggttattttcaatgagtttgtggatatgctctgccctagcagtttctagaacctgtctatagctggacatactgtttttccctgcaattctaaaaacttccaagttagtttttctccatttgcgttcaagactacgagttactttcttgagagagtgagtattactgttataccatggcacagtacgtttttctctaacctttttcaatttgatgggggcaacagcttctaatgtattagagaaaatagtgcccatgttgtcagtaatttcgtctaattcatgtgtatttttgggtacaaatagcagttgagatagatcaggcaggttatttgcgaatctttctttggtggctggaacaatagttctgcccagacggtaacgctgagacatatagttaatatcagttatacgcaacatgcacgatacaaggaaatggtctgtaatatcatcactttggggtacaatatctatagcagtaagatcgattccatgcaatataattaaatctagtgtatgattaaaacgatgagtggtcccggtgacattttgcttgactccaaaggagtttattaggtcagtaaacgcaagtcctaatgtatcatttgcattatcaatgtgaatatAAAAAACACCCATGATTAGCggcttatcaactgtaactagaaggtctgagaggaaatctgcaaattcttttaggaattctgtatacagccctggtggtctatacacagtagccagagcaagagattcattagatttattttgcatgtctgacagtgtaacatttagcagaagtatttcaaaagagttaaacctgtatcctgttttctgggtaacattgagaatatcactatatattgttgcaacacctccgccacgaccagtctgacggggctcatgcttataacagtagttcggtggagtagactcatttagaccaaaataatcatttggttttagccaggtttcagtcaagcagagtacatcaaaactattttctgtgattatttcatttacaataactgctttgggtgtgagtgatctaatatttatgagcccaaactttaaaaattgtttttgttcatttactttacagttttctggtttaattacgataagattttttctagatcctacattatattttgacctcactattcggggaacagacacagtcttaatagtttttacagcgcaagtacttttatcatttaagcgggtggaacaaaactcatcataatagttattagagaattgtcttactagtcacatggagcgaagtgtcctggagatgttgtcagagagcagctccgctccgattctgctggggtgtaatccatcagcgcgaaacagcctaggacgctcccagaaaagattccagttattaacaaatagcagtttctgttctttacaccatgacaacaaccattcatttaaagcaaaaagtctactgaacctttcgtgtcctcgtcgatacgtgggcagtggtcctgacacgacgatcgtcgccgcgggcgtcgtgctgcgaaccgtctcgatcaggctgctgaagtccctcttcagcgtctccgtctgctgcagcttggtgtcgttaaccccggcatgaagcacgaccgctctggggctctcgtcggccttcaggatcgcgggtatctgcgcagaaacatcgagaacacgagcaccaggcaaacaatgagtgtgcactttaccttcggctaacgtagcacttacgtgtcggacgatggagtctccgatgatcacagcgtcgcgtcctgtctcgcggaggggagcgaagcggttccggatggagatgtcgaaggcaggagggggagaagtcgtcgcccgggacccggctcgtgtcctccgctgtggatgcacccagggtccgtggtgtcccggcgtcgcagtgaaggacatctgggtagattgcgtcctgggtgcaccgggcctgtgcagagaaacacacggagtagacgtggtgggactgtttgCAGCACgcggtatacttaccccggacttgtgagcgtcagcccgggatgattccagcgcggctctccgctctctcagctgggcctgcctcacctccaggtggcgaatctgctttcccacggcctcgagctcgagctgcacagagtggagacattcatccgccattaaagcacgtaacagtgagtacagcagtggtaatgtgtgagaatagagtattagcaatgtaagcgcagttagctgcaaccacgcttgctgatgctaacgggctaaaagctaatagcggacccgggagatcaaaataaaactagtgatagcgaggcgctctgattgtttttgttgtagaatacaatagaggatatattcacacgttatataaacggaagcgatgatgtataaaattgatttttgagttaaaaagagtcaatgaaaagaatatagtgacggagctcaaacgcagtacagccgccaacaacaaacagtcaCAAGTATTAATCACACAAGTATTTCTAGACTATTTATCCAATTGCTTTCATTCAGATGATACTTTACCACATTGTTTTTCTCATTCAGTATGAACTACTAGAATTATAAAAGAAACTGTATAAATCTAATTGTTATGTTGATACAACTTTTTTAGATGATTCCTTTTAAgaaattatcttaattttaacCAATActgaaaaaactatataaaaaaaaaaataataataaaagcattggGGGGATTTTGCCAGTTTTGTTTAGTAAATCAGACTTGACCTGAGAGGTGTTCTGAGAAAAGCAGTTCTGG includes these proteins:
- the LOC132099967 gene encoding uncharacterized protein LOC132099967, with amino-acid sequence MSFTATPGHHGPWVHPQRRTRAGSRATTSPPPAFDISIRNRFAPLRETGRDAVIIGDSIVRHVSATLAEGKVHTHCLPGARVLDVSAQIPAILKADESPRAVVLHAGVNDTKLQQTETLKRDFSSLIETVRSTTPAATIVVSGPLPTYRRGHERFSRLFALNEWLLSWCKEQKLLFVNNWNLFWERPRLFRADGLHPSRIGAELLSDNISRTLRSM